A part of Melittangium boletus DSM 14713 genomic DNA contains:
- a CDS encoding dipeptidase, with product MPPTSRDVLELHRRWCIADSHADSLMWNRDLCARSDEGHVDFPRLFEAGMKLQCFTLVTRGFPVVDGFEAFATMRGWPPEARANEWTRALWQIDRLEEFCRRSEGRVRITSSGRALEENLAEGRLSAVLGVEGAHAIEGRVERVAELHARGVRFMGLTHLSNNEAGGSSFPMMGNRPLSPLGRSVLEEMTRVGMSVDLAHASERTLEDILAHPTARYFSSHTGVRAEGGGWRNLTDEVLRRIAERGGVAGIILAPVYLGGDAIDDVVRHIEHALGVMGEEAVGIGSDYDGMVALPRGFQDVTDLPKLTEALLRRHPEARVERVLGGNFRRFFRETLGD from the coding sequence ATGCCTCCGACCTCCCGGGACGTGCTCGAACTCCATCGGCGCTGGTGCATCGCGGATTCGCATGCGGACTCCCTGATGTGGAACCGGGACCTGTGCGCGCGCTCCGACGAGGGGCACGTGGACTTTCCCCGGCTGTTCGAGGCGGGGATGAAGTTGCAGTGCTTCACCCTGGTCACCCGGGGGTTTCCCGTCGTCGACGGCTTCGAGGCCTTCGCCACGATGCGGGGCTGGCCCCCGGAGGCCCGTGCCAACGAGTGGACCCGTGCCCTGTGGCAGATCGACCGGTTGGAGGAGTTCTGCCGCCGCTCCGAGGGGCGGGTGCGCATCACGTCCTCGGGGCGGGCGCTGGAGGAGAACCTCGCCGAGGGCCGGCTGTCCGCGGTGCTCGGGGTCGAGGGCGCGCATGCCATCGAGGGCCGGGTGGAGCGCGTGGCGGAGCTGCACGCCCGGGGCGTGCGGTTCATGGGACTCACGCACCTGTCCAACAACGAGGCGGGGGGCTCGTCCTTCCCGATGATGGGCAACCGGCCCTTGTCTCCCCTGGGCCGGTCCGTGCTCGAGGAGATGACCCGCGTGGGCATGAGCGTGGACCTGGCGCATGCCTCCGAGCGCACGCTGGAGGACATCCTCGCGCACCCCACGGCCCGCTACTTCTCCTCGCATACGGGAGTCCGGGCGGAAGGGGGCGGTTGGCGCAACCTGACGGACGAGGTGCTGCGCCGCATCGCCGAGCGGGGTGGGGTGGCGGGCATCATCCTCGCGCCCGTGTACCTGGGCGGAGACGCCATCGACGACGTCGTGCGCCATATCGAGCATGCCCTGGGGGTGATGGGGGAGGAGGCGGTGGGCATTGGCTCGGACTATGACGGCATGGTCGCCCTGCCCAGGGGCTTCCAGGACGTGACGGATCTGCCCAAGCTCACCGAGGCGCTGCTGCGCCGCCACCCGGAGGCGCGGGTGGAGCGGGTGCTCGGGGGAAACTTCCGCAGGTTCTTCAGAGAGACCTTGGGCGATTGA
- the thiS gene encoding sulfur carrier protein ThiS translates to MTIWVNGQAREVPEGMTLAALLASLEVGGPGVAVEVNAEVVRRARHAEHALSPQDRVEIVTFVGGG, encoded by the coding sequence GTGACGATCTGGGTCAACGGACAAGCCCGCGAGGTCCCCGAGGGGATGACCCTGGCGGCGCTGCTCGCCTCATTGGAGGTGGGTGGCCCGGGGGTGGCGGTGGAAGTGAACGCGGAGGTGGTGCGCCGGGCGCGCCACGCCGAGCACGCGCTGTCGCCTCAGGACCGCGTGGAGATCGTCACCTTCGTCGGTGGCGGGTAA
- a CDS encoding thiazole synthase yields the protein MSIQDKPLVIAGVTFQSRLIVGTGKYPSHEVMKQCHEASGSEMVTVAVRRLDLAAKGEASLMNWIDRSRMRLLPNTALCYTAEDAIRTCRLAEELGMSKWVKLEVLGDEKTLYPDVEETVKAARVLVKEGFTVLPYTSDDPITARKLEDAGCAAVMPLGAPIGSGLGIRNPHNIRLIREVVKVPVIVDAGVGSASDAAIAMELGVDAVLMNTAIAGAKDPVRMARAMKLAVEAGRESFLAGRIPRKAYASASSPLEGLVE from the coding sequence ATGAGCATTCAGGACAAGCCCCTCGTCATCGCGGGGGTCACCTTCCAGTCGCGCCTCATCGTGGGCACCGGCAAGTACCCGAGCCACGAGGTGATGAAGCAGTGCCACGAGGCCTCGGGCTCGGAGATGGTGACGGTGGCGGTGCGCCGGTTGGACCTCGCCGCCAAGGGCGAGGCGTCGTTGATGAACTGGATCGACCGCTCGCGCATGCGGCTGCTGCCCAACACGGCGCTCTGCTACACGGCGGAGGACGCCATCCGCACGTGCCGGCTCGCCGAGGAGCTGGGCATGAGCAAGTGGGTGAAGCTCGAGGTGCTCGGCGACGAGAAGACGCTCTACCCGGACGTGGAGGAGACCGTGAAGGCGGCGCGCGTCCTGGTGAAGGAGGGCTTCACGGTGCTGCCCTATACGTCGGATGACCCCATCACCGCGCGCAAGCTGGAGGACGCGGGGTGCGCGGCGGTGATGCCGCTGGGGGCACCCATCGGCTCGGGACTGGGCATCCGCAACCCGCACAACATTCGCCTCATCCGCGAGGTGGTGAAGGTGCCGGTCATCGTGGACGCGGGCGTGGGCTCGGCGTCGGACGCGGCCATCGCCATGGAGCTGGGCGTGGACGCGGTGCTGATGAACACGGCCATCGCGGGCGCGAAGGATCCGGTGCGCATGGCGCGGGCGATGAAGCTCGCCGTGGAGGCGGGACGCGAGTCCTTCCTGGCCGGCCGGATTCCGCGCAAGGCGTACGCCTCGGCATCGAGCCCCCTCGAGGGGCTGGTCGAGTAG
- a CDS encoding thiamine phosphate synthase gives MIPRLVVITDWRLPRERLLTALERALEVGPEVAVQHRHPEAPVRQFLEEARVLAGLCRARGNSLFINGRLDVALLVGAHLHLPAGGLTPGDVRPHLPEGRLVSVAVHDEAEARAAWGADLALVSPVFSPGSKPGDTRPTLGPEGFQKLAALLPCPALALGGITPESASRLHGARGFAVISAVLEAEDPAAAARTLSHIQG, from the coding sequence GTGATTCCGCGACTGGTGGTCATCACCGACTGGCGCCTGCCCCGGGAGCGGCTGTTGACCGCGCTGGAGCGGGCGCTGGAGGTGGGACCCGAGGTCGCGGTGCAGCACCGTCACCCCGAGGCCCCGGTGCGCCAGTTCCTGGAGGAGGCCCGGGTGCTCGCCGGGCTGTGCCGGGCCCGGGGCAACTCCCTGTTCATCAATGGCCGGCTGGACGTGGCGCTGCTCGTGGGAGCGCACCTGCACCTGCCCGCGGGGGGCCTGACGCCCGGGGACGTACGGCCGCACCTGCCCGAGGGACGGCTCGTGAGCGTGGCCGTGCACGACGAAGCGGAGGCTCGGGCGGCCTGGGGCGCGGACCTGGCGCTGGTGAGCCCGGTTTTTTCACCGGGCTCCAAGCCAGGAGACACCCGGCCCACGCTCGGTCCCGAGGGATTCCAGAAGCTGGCGGCACTCCTGCCCTGCCCCGCCCTGGCGCTCGGAGGGATTACGCCCGAGAGCGCGTCCCGGCTTCACGGAGCCAGGGGTTTCGCGGTCATTTCGGCGGTGCTGGAGGCGGAAGACCCCGCTGCTGCGGCGAGAACCTTGAGCCACATCCAAGGATGA
- a CDS encoding glycine zipper family protein has translation MPNPHTVNDRDGLSSLWLIAQHYRVPLDSLQQRNTHIMNRFPAGHPRHGWLMLGDKVIVPAIETVGQGSSSRQIPGNDFIDGNPWRAFFFVLADEVLPSAKVVRKVLEFPGASQAQYMLSHPEIFGMKPPNPLAPYSLGQHALGQNQSRYLSASTRPGGAPNIKGRPVYIDVNKAQAAGAKIHSTEAICADLDQLVKNDPSLKPRVDKLKDVIRAIEGEVLIEGAVPASAVKSSNAMLLTRSARAVQVVGMAFTVYDVSKATAKSIDRKSIKPITAEGVRQVGGWAAAVAGSKIGFGAGTLVGIETGPGAILFGVGGALIFGTAGYLGADWLADFIDEN, from the coding sequence ATGCCCAATCCACATACGGTCAATGACAGAGATGGCTTGAGTTCCTTGTGGCTCATTGCCCAGCATTACCGAGTCCCGCTGGATTCACTGCAACAGCGCAACACCCACATCATGAATCGTTTCCCCGCTGGGCATCCCCGTCACGGATGGTTGATGCTCGGCGACAAGGTCATCGTTCCAGCGATTGAGACCGTAGGCCAAGGCAGTTCAAGCCGACAAATCCCTGGGAATGATTTCATCGATGGTAATCCCTGGCGTGCGTTCTTCTTTGTCTTGGCGGACGAGGTTTTGCCTTCGGCGAAAGTTGTTCGAAAGGTGTTGGAGTTTCCTGGAGCAAGCCAAGCGCAGTATATGTTGTCTCATCCAGAGATATTCGGAATGAAGCCACCCAATCCGTTGGCTCCATACTCGCTGGGTCAGCATGCGTTAGGCCAAAATCAAAGCAGGTATCTTTCGGCGAGCACACGGCCTGGTGGTGCACCCAACATCAAGGGACGTCCTGTCTATATCGATGTCAACAAGGCGCAAGCGGCAGGGGCGAAGATCCACTCCACGGAGGCGATTTGTGCTGACCTTGATCAATTGGTGAAGAACGATCCCAGTCTCAAGCCACGAGTCGATAAGCTGAAGGATGTCATCAGAGCTATCGAAGGCGAGGTTCTGATAGAGGGCGCCGTACCTGCTTCGGCGGTCAAGTCCTCGAACGCGATGTTGCTGACACGCAGTGCGCGTGCCGTTCAGGTCGTCGGAATGGCCTTCACGGTGTACGATGTGAGCAAGGCCACCGCGAAGTCTATCGACCGGAAGTCTATCAAACCAATCACGGCTGAAGGAGTCCGGCAAGTCGGTGGCTGGGCTGCCGCGGTCGCTGGTTCGAAAATTGGCTTCGGAGCGGGGACCTTGGTCGGCATTGAGACAGGCCCTGGTGCCATCCTCTTCGGCGTCGGGGGAGCTTTGATTTTCGGAACAGCGGGCTATCTGGGTGCGGATTGGTTGGCTGATTTTATTGATGAAAACTAA
- a CDS encoding YebC/PmpR family DNA-binding transcriptional regulator, translating into MGRIFETRKTTMFARWNKMAKLFTRISKDIAIAVKAGGTSPDSNPALRRALQNARAGNMPKDKVEAAIKRASGQDTKSYDVVIYEGYGPHGIPIMVETATDNVVRTVANVRMHFKDGGGNMGNTGSVGFLFKHMGVFRLNPEGIDQEALELDLIDHGLEEMGEGTGEKGEKQLIIRCAFNDFGRMQHVLEERGLAVLSSESEYIALNPVELPEDKAQEVLEVVDALEQDEDVQKVFHALA; encoded by the coding sequence ATGGGACGCATTTTCGAGACTCGCAAGACGACGATGTTCGCCCGCTGGAACAAGATGGCGAAGCTGTTCACGCGGATCAGCAAGGACATCGCCATCGCGGTGAAGGCCGGCGGAACCAGCCCGGACAGCAACCCGGCCCTGCGCCGGGCGTTGCAGAACGCGCGCGCCGGCAACATGCCGAAGGACAAGGTCGAGGCGGCCATCAAGCGCGCGAGCGGCCAGGACACCAAGAGCTACGACGTGGTGATCTACGAGGGCTACGGCCCCCACGGCATCCCCATCATGGTGGAGACGGCCACGGACAACGTGGTGCGCACCGTGGCCAACGTCCGCATGCACTTCAAGGACGGCGGCGGGAACATGGGGAACACGGGCAGCGTGGGCTTCCTGTTCAAGCACATGGGCGTGTTCCGCCTGAACCCCGAGGGGATCGATCAAGAGGCGCTGGAACTGGACCTCATCGACCACGGGCTGGAGGAGATGGGCGAGGGGACGGGAGAGAAGGGCGAGAAGCAACTCATCATCCGCTGTGCCTTCAACGACTTCGGCCGGATGCAGCACGTGCTGGAGGAGCGGGGATTGGCGGTGTTGTCCTCGGAGTCCGAGTACATCGCGCTCAACCCGGTGGAACTGCCCGAGGACAAGGCCCAGGAAGTCCTCGAGGTCGTGGACGCGCTCGAGCAGGACGAAGACGTGCAGAAGGTGTTCCACGCCCTGGCGTGA
- a CDS encoding DUF4129 domain-containing protein: MMVSGLALLWLTTALPCQDAASELQRLSEVAARDPEALEAALAETATRWEGLPLGNLETARQRIHGVCASLDAAPDATTPPRATDRARLEDILSRPEFAHARQRQGDVLDRLLRWVKDWLEELLQTRGAQSFATSTRLIVLVLGFAVVLLVLSRLRHWKRSPTRRREPAEAGRTEEKLDSPGEHLARARAALAAQPRTAIREGLLALLSSLESRRFARPDRVRTNRELVEELPERGAPAQLTGEVERLVRWYDRAFYSLEPVPESEAARFVNEVERLHQGLAGGAA; encoded by the coding sequence ATGATGGTGTCCGGCCTCGCGTTGCTGTGGCTCACCACCGCCCTGCCCTGCCAGGACGCCGCGAGCGAGTTGCAGCGGCTCTCGGAAGTGGCCGCGCGGGATCCGGAGGCCCTGGAGGCCGCCCTCGCGGAGACGGCGACGCGATGGGAGGGGCTGCCTCTCGGGAATCTGGAGACGGCGCGCCAGCGCATCCACGGCGTCTGTGCCTCGCTCGACGCGGCTCCCGACGCGACAACGCCCCCACGCGCCACCGACCGCGCCCGGCTCGAGGACATCCTCTCGCGGCCCGAGTTCGCCCACGCCCGGCAACGGCAGGGCGATGTGCTCGATCGGCTCCTGCGGTGGGTGAAGGACTGGCTCGAGGAACTGCTACAAACGAGAGGCGCGCAGAGCTTCGCGACGAGCACGCGACTGATCGTGCTGGTGTTGGGCTTCGCGGTGGTGCTCCTGGTGCTGTCGCGCCTGCGCCACTGGAAGCGCTCGCCCACGCGGCGGCGGGAGCCCGCGGAGGCGGGACGGACGGAGGAAAAGCTCGATTCGCCCGGGGAGCACCTGGCGCGCGCGCGCGCGGCCCTGGCGGCCCAACCGCGCACGGCCATCCGCGAGGGACTGCTCGCCCTGCTGTCCTCGCTGGAGTCCCGGCGGTTCGCGAGACCGGATCGCGTGCGGACGAACCGCGAGCTGGTGGAGGAGCTGCCCGAGCGGGGCGCTCCCGCGCAGCTCACGGGCGAGGTGGAGCGGTTGGTGCGCTGGTACGACCGGGCCTTCTATTCGCTCGAGCCCGTGCCCGAGTCGGAAGCGGCGCGCTTCGTGAATGAGGTGGAGCGGCTGCACCAGGGGCTCGCGGGAGGCGCGGCATGA
- a CDS encoding DUF4350 domain-containing protein has product MKNARLVALYAVLVTVALALGLAANQGQPPSSLPSVDNPGPLGLRALYLYLQESGAPVSELRESFDAQALSSGARTVVMAAPQSRPVTDEEAKALRTWVSQGGTLVYLASREARSRPRALDDWLQLSDGPVLPSSADGLPPGEKDLTGTTVRVWGRVGTARELERLRVALDRGLVVGRSDAVPLAGAQGIAVVWRVPEGKGEVYVLAGTDLGENRRIEMLDNPRFWDGLAARGPLAFDEFHHGVAPTREPPSARALWIFVAQALVVGLFYVASRGTRFGPPRPLLVEKHRSSLEYVRSLGWLARRAKVERELVEELARQTRRCMHERLGISPALPEDEAARLLERSSGLPAADYLASREDLVRTLEQRHIRPGDYARLVRQHARIEAVITGRMERPGPRDA; this is encoded by the coding sequence ATGAAGAACGCGCGGCTGGTGGCCCTCTACGCCGTGCTGGTGACGGTGGCGCTCGCGCTGGGGCTCGCGGCGAATCAAGGCCAGCCCCCCTCCTCGCTGCCGTCGGTGGACAACCCGGGCCCCCTGGGCCTGCGCGCGCTGTACCTGTACCTCCAGGAATCGGGCGCGCCGGTGTCCGAGCTTCGCGAGTCCTTCGACGCCCAGGCGCTCTCCAGTGGCGCGCGGACGGTGGTGATGGCCGCGCCCCAATCGAGGCCCGTGACGGACGAGGAGGCCAAGGCGCTGCGGACCTGGGTGTCCCAGGGCGGCACGCTCGTCTACCTCGCGTCGCGAGAGGCCCGCTCCCGGCCCCGGGCCCTGGACGACTGGCTCCAGTTGTCGGACGGGCCGGTGCTCCCCTCGAGCGCCGACGGGCTGCCGCCCGGGGAGAAGGATCTCACGGGAACGACGGTGCGCGTCTGGGGCCGGGTGGGCACGGCTCGGGAGCTGGAACGGCTGCGCGTGGCGCTGGATCGCGGGCTCGTGGTGGGACGGAGCGATGCGGTACCGCTCGCGGGGGCCCAGGGCATCGCGGTGGTGTGGCGGGTGCCCGAGGGCAAGGGCGAGGTGTACGTGCTGGCGGGCACCGACCTGGGAGAGAACCGGCGGATCGAAATGCTCGACAACCCGCGCTTCTGGGACGGACTGGCCGCGCGCGGGCCGCTCGCCTTCGACGAGTTCCACCACGGAGTGGCACCCACGCGAGAGCCGCCCTCGGCCCGGGCCTTGTGGATCTTCGTGGCGCAGGCCCTGGTGGTGGGCCTCTTCTACGTGGCGTCCCGGGGGACGCGCTTCGGCCCGCCCCGGCCCCTGCTGGTGGAGAAGCACCGCTCGTCGCTCGAGTACGTGCGCTCCCTGGGGTGGCTCGCCCGGCGCGCGAAGGTGGAGCGGGAGTTGGTGGAGGAATTGGCGCGCCAGACGCGGCGGTGCATGCACGAGCGGCTGGGCATCTCCCCCGCCCTGCCCGAGGACGAGGCCGCGCGGCTCCTGGAGCGCTCGAGTGGTCTGCCCGCGGCGGACTATCTGGCCTCGCGGGAAGACCTGGTGCGAACCCTGGAGCAGCGCCACATCCGCCCCGGAGACTACGCGCGGCTGGTGCGCCAGCACGCGCGCATCGAGGCGGTGATCACGGGCCGGATGGAGCGTCCCGGCCCGCGCGACGCCTAG
- a CDS encoding TolC family protein, protein MIALLAVTLSVSAASPVLTLQDALEEARRTNLDLKVARARLDQSLLLSRRAWAAYLPTVAIGGSYTRNSAEAVLALPGGGPEVVIQPYNSLAAQAEVRQAIIAPSLWPAIRNAGISQEVATLNTEYTRREVLFGVAQAYFSAASLQEAIRATQFLLEVNQAREKDTQLRFDAGTVTRVALLRAQLDRTRAEQDLVRARNSYDSARLALATLLQRDSVDFTLQLPPVPEVPAKDEDLARKAQDSRPDVLAARRNLDLAVGRRQGVWFSYAPSVNFAGVYRTTNAAGFAGQASTWTLTLNGSWTLWDGGLREVSLREESARVAEASAQQKQVETKVSQEVATARLDYDNARSNLAKAEEALALARETQRLTEISFKAGVGTYLEVADSNSALTSAEVSAISERLQTSLAALRLQRAAGLFEAEAKN, encoded by the coding sequence ATGATCGCCCTGCTCGCAGTAACGCTGTCCGTGAGCGCCGCGTCGCCGGTGCTCACGCTTCAAGACGCGCTGGAGGAGGCGCGTCGCACGAACCTGGACCTCAAGGTGGCCCGGGCGCGGTTGGACCAGTCGCTGTTGCTGTCCCGCCGCGCGTGGGCCGCGTACCTGCCCACCGTGGCCATCGGCGGCAGCTACACCCGCAACTCGGCGGAGGCCGTGCTGGCGTTGCCCGGCGGAGGCCCGGAAGTGGTCATCCAGCCGTACAACTCGCTCGCGGCCCAGGCCGAAGTGCGTCAGGCCATCATCGCCCCGTCGCTGTGGCCGGCCATCCGCAACGCGGGCATCTCCCAGGAAGTGGCCACGCTCAACACGGAGTACACCCGCCGGGAAGTGCTCTTCGGCGTGGCCCAGGCCTATTTCAGCGCCGCGTCGCTCCAGGAGGCCATCCGCGCCACGCAGTTCCTCCTGGAGGTCAACCAGGCGCGCGAGAAGGACACCCAGTTGCGCTTCGACGCGGGCACCGTCACCCGCGTGGCCCTGCTGCGCGCGCAGTTGGACCGCACCCGCGCCGAGCAGGACCTGGTGCGTGCGCGCAACTCGTATGACTCGGCCCGGCTCGCGCTCGCCACGCTGCTGCAGCGCGACTCGGTGGATTTCACCCTGCAACTGCCCCCCGTGCCCGAGGTGCCCGCCAAGGACGAGGACCTCGCCCGCAAGGCGCAGGACTCGCGTCCGGACGTGCTCGCCGCGCGCCGCAACCTGGATCTCGCGGTGGGACGCCGGCAGGGCGTGTGGTTCTCCTACGCGCCGTCGGTGAACTTCGCTGGCGTCTACCGGACGACCAACGCCGCGGGCTTCGCGGGACAGGCGAGCACCTGGACGCTGACGCTCAACGGCTCGTGGACGCTCTGGGACGGAGGCCTGCGCGAGGTGAGCCTGCGCGAGGAGTCCGCCCGCGTGGCCGAGGCCTCCGCCCAGCAGAAACAGGTGGAGACCAAGGTGTCGCAGGAGGTCGCCACCGCGCGGCTGGACTACGACAACGCGCGCTCCAACCTGGCCAAGGCCGAGGAGGCCCTGGCCCTCGCCCGCGAGACGCAGCGCCTCACGGAGATCAGCTTCAAGGCGGGCGTGGGCACGTACCTGGAGGTGGCGGACTCCAACTCCGCGCTCACGAGCGCCGAGGTGAGCGCCATCTCCGAGCGGCTGCAGACGTCGCTCGCCGCGCTCCGGTTGCAGCGGGCCGCGGGCCTGTTCGAGGCCGAGGCCAAGAACTAG